CCTGGGCAATGGCAGATCTTTAACTGGAGAGAcagaaatttaatttagtttcatAAAGGAGTCATAATACACAAATCTTGATGACTGAATTACTCTTAAAGACACTGatattgtcatttttaatcGATTTGTGATGGATTCCAGGAGCCCTACTGTTCACCCCTGTTAATAACTTTCTACATTTCCCACAATGTCTAGGAGATTCATACACTTGTCACAGTCAGCTGATGGTGTTATGGCTCATAAAGAGGCTGACAGCTTTAAATTTGTAAACAGTGTCAGGGTTCTTTCAGGACCATTACTTCctcaaaatgaaacacaaactgGTGCAGTGTATGCCATGTTTGTGTTCTCTGAAGTCAGTTTCTGTTGAATATCAGAGTAGAACATGAAAAATTTATCTTTAGATGTTGCTACACTGAAAATATATACTGTTGCTCTGGTTTTTGAACTCGCTCTGAAACTTTGTAACAGATTCTTCACATAAAACAAGTAATGAAACAACAAtggtgtaaataaaatgaaaaaggcaGAAATTAGTGCACCATAATGCAGAGGGCATGAAACAGATACGAAGCACAAACATGGACACAGGGGGTTAAGGTTTAAAGGAAATACGCTGTAACCACAATGTTATTTCTAGACCACATATGCAACAGTTTGACATAATTTTAGCCAACATATACACCAACATCAGCATATGTAGTCATACAATCAGTAAGTAGTGGgttgacttctttttttccccagtagAAAAGTTTATAATGTGCAGATTACTGCGACTCATGAAACTTTTTTGCACTTATCTCGTTTTCAGACATCTTTTAGCTACTGCAAAACATGCAATGACCATGTTAGCTGGGTTAGGCtttgcatttttccttttttcttttaattgtgaATATGCAAATGAAACTGAAAAGCAGAATATAAAGTTGCCTTATGCTACAAACTTCTAAAAATATCCATTCACAACTCATAcatactaaacaaaaaaagaacatgtgaaAACAGGAATATGGACTAAGCACAAAACAACTGCAACAAATCATGACTGCACCCATATTCTAACATGAGTATTTACTTTTTGAATGCTTATAATCCAcctctaaaaataaaagttcaaataGTCCTTAAATCAATTTTTGTTGCACACAGGACACAACTGATCTGTCCTTAGATCGTTTTGTGCTGTCAAACGATCTATTACCTACATCAAACTCAGCTCATAATAAATTGCATCGACTTCTGAGACAAGCTTCGAAAGTTTAAACAACATCAAAAGGAATAACTGTCACGTTGCACAAAGTGTCCATCTTTCTGAGAGGAAATCGCTTCTGTGCTGTGTACTTATCAAACTAGAAAATCATTTCAGCAAGTTGCAATTTCAGGGCTAAACATATGTGTGCACTAGATAAATGTTGTTATTGAGAGAAGCAACAATAGGCTTAGTTATGACTTAAGTTAAAagtctttatgttttgtttacttACATGCTAAAATAATACcaataaagagagagaaaactgacattttatctttctgtttcACCTCAAATTAATCTAGCTGTTATTTCTACAATGAAAGCTTTTAACCACACTGGTgaagcaaaaagcaaaacaacatcTCAATGTGCCCAAAGTTTGAAGCTGAACAGAGAACTTAATTTGTGCTCCTGCAATGCCAGGAGAAAGAAGAGGCCAAAAAGGTGCCAAGCAGTGACAGTGAGTAAATTCAAGTTTGGACTCACCCGAGTTGAGACTTTCCACCCTCAGGGGCAGCCCAGACTGGGCGATGGCAATGAGCTTCAAAGCAATGTAGAACTGGCTCCGTCCAAAGTGACCCAGCCGAGTGGCTCCACATAGCTCTGTGATCTAAACCcccccccaccacacacacacacaaagacaaggACGAACAGTTAACAACATTGTACTTATTTGAAAGGAGGAGAGGCTTTCTTCTCTTTAACAATCCGCACCTTAGTAAATGTAACatccaagaaataaaaaaggataacCAAGACATAACTATTATTCATGGTTTAGTCAAGGGTTTGGGtttcttattttctcttctgtagtcaaataaaacactaaacacTTGATAAACTGTTCTTGCTTTTAGTCACAAATGCAACACAAGCAATCCTCTCATTTATTGTGTTTACTAGCAGACGTATAATGGGTCTCAGCAGTTATAAGCCTGATTATCACATATTTGGCTGGGCTTTTACATCCTCCAGAGAAAGCCTTGTGCAAAATGGTAGCTTgagcagcagaaaaaagaaaatatttaaaaatgtgaacaatGTCTGcaaactgttggtgtttaataCCAACAGTTTAACTTGATAACGCAATCCCCCCTCAAGTGAGTCCTTCAGTGCTGTTAGCCCACCACAGCTGAATGATCCCTCTTTTGCTGACAAAGGACTTAATCTGAGTGTGTGAGCATACAAAGCAGCAGTCACTTTTCTTAGCTTGTTACAACACAACACTGTAGTGTCTCATGGGCCAGCACAGAGCTCAGTGTAGATTTTCAAAGTAGACAACCACAACGCTGCCCGATTCTTGTACCACACAGTTCCCCTTGTTGACCTTGAAAAGGATGCTGACTCACAAACTGCAAATACTGCTGAAGACCTGGAGTCACAAGAACATGCTGCTGTGGTTTAAACTGCTACTCATGACTCACAGTTAATTGACACAGCAGAGAGACTGTAAATAAGATTATcagaaattaaactaaaatatacTGTTTCAACACAGACTTTGCAATGTGTGGATATACAGTAGTCCCATCATAATACTAAAACTTTGTGTGGGACATAATTTACTCAAATGTAGGATTCTTGGATAAGCTCTTAAAATCACAAGCAGACTGTGTGCGAGTACAATGAAAGGGGTGAAGAACTAGGGGAATCCAGAAAAGATTGTATTATTAAGACAAGTGCAATATTACTTCCATGGAAATAATATGCTGACAGGAAGGATGGTGTCAGCAGTGCCTTGAAATTATTACTAGAGCACCACCAATTAGTTTGATAATTTAAAATGACCACCACAAAACTTTGTAAGAGTGCAGTATCTGATTTAATTCAGTctaaaccaaaacaacaaaacaataatgaaaaGTTAGATTTATCACTCAGGAAATTTGTATTAGAATATTAAACAACTGTTTAAAATGCATCAAAAGAATGGTTAGTACTCCTTTGCTTTTTGGCTTGCCCTGATTAAAACAACTCTAAAGCATTATGAGAGAAAGATAAGcactttaatttattattattatttcccaGGTAGCTCCTTGTACAGCCAGTGGTACATCATGACTATTGCATTCCGAGATGGAACAAACATAATTGAAGGCTGATTAATAAAGACTGTTCAGGAGAACTCTTGTGAGACAGATTTGAGGTTATTACTTTAATAAATCACATTGAGAAGTAGACACAGTGACATTAAGTCTGTGTTTCGATCATGTCAGCTCAACCCAATAACAGAAAGGCAGATGTTCGTGAAGGCAGGACGGAAAAGTGGGTAGTAATGTGAAGCACAGGGCTGATGAGCACAGTATTTATTGCGTTATATGGATTTAGTGTTGCTCAATTTACAACCACAAAAAAGGCATTTATAAAGCAGACTTAAAAGCTTCTCGTGTTTGCATTAGGATGGCTGTTTGAGACTTAATTTCTTAGCATTGCTAACATTAGCCAGAAGAAGGTGTGTCTCTGGCTGCGCATCTTTGCTAACCAGCAAGGCTAACCTCAGCTAAATAGGATGGCAGGTCAGCGCTGACAGACAGCTAAGTTTATTCTTCATCTGTTAAAAACGTCATGTTTTGTGGTCTGCTTCACAGTGTGGTGACAGCAGTTAAGATTTGATACCTGCTATTAGCTTACCTGCAGGACAACTTCGCTGGGTAGCTGGGCCGCCCGGAAAAGGTCAAGAACTCTCCCATTGGAAGCTACTTTTTTGGTGTTGTCCGTGTCGCAGTAAACGAACAATTCCGAATAATATTTCTGCTCGACATCACTCAGCGTTAGACTTTCCATCGTAGTACCAAGTGAACCGGGAAACCAGACTAGTTGGCTGTTGATTAGCCCTTAGCCAATGATTGGACCGAGATCCAAAAATGGGCGAGACTTCAGATCCCAACTTAGCTAGCGTTACTTCCTAGCTAACGGTGAGGTTAGCTGTAATAATGTTCACAACACGCTGTGTCGACTTGTTGTCGTGTGGTCccactcttttttaaaaacgtCCTTAATATTATTCACTAACAAACAGTATCGTTACCAAGTTGACGGTTCAAATGAGGAATGATTTCACGCTGTTAATCACTTAGTGAACTTACTAGGCTGCCAAGCCAAGTGGCCAACAGCTGGCTAGTTGTGCAGTGAGCTAACAGCTACCTTGAATCAAAGTCAGTGGCACTCACGGCAGGCTAACTAGCAAGTCGTAAAGTCCGTCCACCTTCTGGATCTGGACATCGACCGCGTTAATCTCACACTACAGAACTTCTTCTCCCCTGAATCCGCTATAGGGTTATGGTTCTGCGTTTCGCAAGGGACAGATTCCTCTGCGGGGCCGTtagaaataaagtttcaggGTCTTTGGGCTCCTTCCCCTGGCAATCATAGCCGCCATTCCTGCCTCCACTGTCAAGTCAGTAAAAGTATAATGATTACTTTTGGTTGAGCCCTTCAAACTAAAGGCAAGGGACCCAAATGTCATTATTTCTATTGTGATTACTAATAATGTGATTATCTAGGAAATGCTGCGAGAAGAAGTAATAGTGAAGCTTTGTATCAACCCATGTCTCTTTTATGATTGATACGTCTTAAGTTGTCCTGCACTTCTGTCTTTTGCTATTTACACATCTACAATGTGAATATCCATAAACACATAGTATGCCAATCAATCTAATGTGatttaatgcataaaaaaacatcaacttcATTTTCCGttacacaaatgaaaaagaagaggaatgTATTTTTTAGTTAAGGACTCATATATTTGTACTTTAGTACAGCTCCAGCTCCTTACTTTGATATGTTATGTTTTCTATTAGATAagaaatttgatcaaaatgaaGCAACATGTAACCTAAACACATTTACTCTCTTTTAACAGTCTTTTCTTGATGTTTCCACTTTAACCATTTAAGATGCTTGCTTTTTGTATGAATATGAAGAATAAACACAAATCAGCTtcagatgattttaaaaagtttcagaaATGGCCTATGTGGAAAAATAGGAAGAAGTTTGACAGTAATAATTACTCTAAAAGCATAAATGTACTTATAAATACTATATACAAATGTATTGCTATTGAAGTGCCACACATTTTTTTGAATTGTGCTTTGTTCTGAAAGCCTAAACAGACAGCTTCCGGAATGATCCCAGGTGTATTATCAACTAACTTGACGTTTAGCGACGTCACTTTGCTACGATCCGAATCAGCGCAAGCTTGCTTGGCCTGCAGGGACCCGGATGAGCggtttcaaaataaaatttgtaCTTCTTCTATTACTACAAATTGAGCGTGAACGATTAACAGCGCGAGAATGCACATGTCACACTTTGTGATTAATCTCTTTATCTTTCAGAAGTTACTTAAAATTATGGTAATTCACTGTTGACTTGTTGAATGTGATCGCGTCAACTTTATCCCGTTGCCAGTCATCCACTTTTTGAACATGCGGTCAAGCAATAAATAACTGATGATAGATTGAAGATTGATATACGGAGGCTcacacatttaaatacattaaacacGTAGTGCtttcttatttattatattcttttatataaaatataatctattttaCTTTAGAACTATGATTTAGAGCATCTAGGGAAACTGCTCTCTTTTATCGctacaaaaacatttcttgcTTGCAGAGACAGACAAGGTGGCCGACACATATTCAACACTTCTCCTAGCTCTTTGAAACCTAACATGGGACAGTGTTCCTTAAAGTATGGCATTGTGTCACGATGAAGTCAGATGAGCTCTAGTGCTGCCTTCGGGTGCTATAGGAAAGTTGTACAAAATAGACAAAACctttattataaaaagaaataaataaatgaataaatgtgcaTTTCTTACATCTTACATTTGCGAGTGATTAAATATTACCTTCacttaataacatttttatccaACAACTTGAGCACATTGATAAATTGTGCTTTGTGATACCCGTCCCTCAGCTGTCACTTGCGTGCTAACACGAACTTTTCCGAGCTTTTCTTGAATGTAGCAATATTTTCCACCAGTGCCGACTCATCAGAACTCGTCCATCACTTCATTATAGGCTAAACAACCTCATTTCACAAGgtaataaataatatcatactattgtgtttaaatttattttgtgtaagCTTTTATGAATTCGTTTTCCCATGATATATCACGTCAGGTTAGCTGGTAGAACTCCGTCCGCTTTCAGCAGATAATTTGTCTGGCGTCAGTAGCTCACAGAGCAGATGTCTGTtgctcacagaaaaaaaacgtACTGATTCCCGAAGTCTCCTAAAATGTCAGTAGCTTTCCAATAACAACCCATAATCAAGAATTAATACCTGTTTTAAGAATTAAGACGCTACAATGAGCATATTCGGCTTGTGCCGGCTAGCTCTGAGCGCTAATCCTCTATTTCCGCATTGGTGATAGTACGCCCTGTTCAGATTGAAACATGTTGATCTCAGTACTGCAGCCAATTCTAGAGCTCAGTCTGGTTCTTCTGTAAGCACACGATGAAGTTAAATATAATACTCTACATTGTTTTAATGGCTATAGCGTGACACGTCTTATAAAATTAGAACTCCAAACTTTATTTGCAAATATGcacattttcttacattttaattaatcgGAGAATGATGGTACAGACTGGGAAGGTGGGTATTGTTGCTAAAGAACTACacttgagaaaaaaatggcattgaagtaattcaattaaaaatgcTATGAAAAAAGGCTTGTTTTAGTTAATAAGAAAAGTAAGATGATGGTTTTCTGCGTCTAAAATCCTCAGATAAAGAACAGGCCTGCTTACATCTAATTAGTCTGTTTGCATTGATGTATTTGACTACTCTCTTTTTGCTTTCAGCAACAATGAATGTCTCACATGAAATAAACTTGCTGGTGGAGGAGATTCAACGTCTTGGCAGTAAAAGTGAGTGCAGGTTGGGCTCTTCTCCTGCAGGATGGCGTGTTTACTCTTGAATGTTGAATTTTGCATGATGTCATGTCATATCATGAGTTCAAGCGTGCAGTCAGGTGATTTCCATCACCAGTTCCGTCTCACCAGATAAACACTGGAACTATATTAGTTGATCACTTTAAACCCTGTTAAAGTTATAACCTGCTTCAGgatgtccttttttttcccactttgtCTTTACtaaaaaactttataaattGATAATCAAAACTCTACAACCTACCCTAGATCCTATGTGTCTttcaataataatttttaaaaattaccttaattaatttcttatttCAGATGCCAGTGGTCAAACCAGCGTGAAGTTTGGAGACTTGTTTAATGATGACCGTTGTGCCAACATCTTTGAGGCATTGGTGGGCACCCTGAAGGCagccaagaagaagaaggtgaTTGACTTCCAGGGAGAGCTGCTTCTGCAGGGCGTCCATGACAACGTTGACATCATCCTGCTGCAAGAGTGAGATGCGTCTTTGGATCAGACTGCCTTCTAGGAGCTGCAGGTCTGGCTGAATCCTTTCAAATACTCCTGCAGTGCATCAGCCTGGCTCTGAGTATTTTCTGCCATCCTCTTTCATTAGCAAAGCTGTGTATACTGAAGCACACTAACCAATCAGATCAGACCTAACAGTACAGTTACAGGCATATCTGCATATGTTTGATTTCAATGTGCCAAATTTTATAACCGGTATTGGTTTTCATGAGCTTGGCAGGTTTTAGGTGGTCTTAATCTAAAGCTCCTTTCACACTTACACTGCAGCCCAGAAGTCTTTTAGATATTTGCTGGTAGTGATGCATCAGTCAAACCAGACTTTTGTAAACTTAACCTTTCCTAAGTATTAAGTCAACAATTCTCTCCTGAGAATTCACAGCAAGCAAATATGTTGATAACAGTCACTTAACAATCTTTTCTGCAGTCTTGTATCTTCATCACAGGAAAAAGTAAGGAGCTTTTTCAACTATCCTGCGCAACACAGCCAGCCTCCTGGGACCTCTGCACAAATACCAgttgtgtgaaaacagctttagATTAAAATCAcaaggaaatattttttttcttacagactGCCATTTAATCCACCACAGGTTTAATTTTGATGCTTTCAAGACTGCGCATGCATGAATCAGGAATGTAATTTTTTAACacgttggatttttttttaaaaatgtggatctCAGATGCCTCTCTTTAAATGTTAAGTGTTAGGAAATATATAGCATGACAACTTTAACattcatttttacacttttaattGGAGCTCTTTTTGTGATAGCTGCATGAGGCAAGTTTTCCCTTTACACTGTCTAGAAGCCATTATGATCCCATCACCTAAATATCAGGTATTCTGATGGGTattgcttaaaaaaagagaaatattagaTGCAGCAATGGTAGAAATGACAGTGTGTGTTCACCATCAGTTTCACCAAATGATTGTTCCATTCACTGTTTACACGAGCCACTTCTGCTACCTCCTGTGGACTTATATAGGACCTTATTTGTGGTTTTTGAAATCCGAAACGTTTCTTCAGAGTGACTCTGACCACAAACAGTTCAAGTGCATTTCCAAAAAGGCTCTCAGCTTTTTATTACTCATTGCAACGtgcaaaaagttgtttttatcctGACTTTTTAATGTGTGATCATTAATGATTTTCTCCTCTAAACAAACTCCAAAAATTGCCTTTCCTCATGGAAATACCTGACGAACAAATGgtgaatgtattttttgtgCAATTTTTATCGTTGTGGAATTACAGGGTGATTGGTGCAAATGCAAAACTAGATTTTTAATCATTCTCAGGACCAAAATCACAGCCAAAATATGTTTATCGACTGTCCTGTGGCTTAATTTAGTTTACTGTGTTTTATCATTATTACTGTACATATGTTTAATTCTGTACTGTAGGTCTGATGAAACTCGCAGATCAGGCATAACCACATCTTCAGATTTCCTAATATCAAAACTACTCACTTCTAGGTgacttcttttgtctttttttgtgcatATTAAGTAATATAAAAAATGCACCGAGCCTTATATGGTAGCCCAAGctgacaaaatgaataaaatagatAAAGCAATGTCTACTAAgtaattaaagttttaaattaaacaaaaaagtaaactaAATCTTTGTTGATTCAGTCAGAGAGAAACTTCCTGCTTGATGATCTGTGCCTCCTTCCTTGTAGCAATAGTTGAAAAATACATTCCtgttttaataacaacttttaaaaagcagctgggAATAAGAAAGTTATGTGGTGCATCATTTTCAGGCTGcaaatggaaaacagaaaatttggaATAATCTTGACATATTACAAAAAGTGGGTGCACAGTGGAGTGGTGGTTAGCATGCATGCATATCAACAGTGGTAGACAATGCACAAAAATTAGAATTTTATCATGTAGATTTTCTAAAAGTTTGGATGTAAGCTAATTTATGACTTTTACAAATACCACACCATGGACTGCATTTGATTTGGTCCATTTTGTCagaattttaatgaaaacatttcttaaatgagtttctctgttaaaatataaatagcAACAGgaaagcagttttaaagcttttaatggttttatttaatgtttatacaTTATTTGCTTGTGCAATTTGTTacataatgtatttttaattaggCTAAATTGGAACACTTTGGGCCACCTTACTTTAAATGTCATTGCCGATGTTTGAATGAGTGCACCTGATGGACCAACCATCCCTAACTTTTAGTTTGAATGACATATGTTCTAATTGGTATGTGTATTACTAATTTGCATAAGTAACTTTATACAATTTCTAATTAAAATGACCCATGTGTGGACCTCTACACATTATTTGCTTCTCATGAAGCAAATGATCTTTCTGAAGCTAAGCCTGGTCCACAAGTTTTATTAGACACATTTTACTGCTGTTTTGTCAACCTTACAAAGTATTGTATGTTGGCTGTTAATACTTGAAATGTGTGACTGTCTGCATGCATCAAAAATGGATCAAAACGTTGTTGAAATTAAGTAAAACAGACGGGCTGCAACTGAAGAGTCTTAGAAATTGTGGAAATGACGCAGAAAAATTAGAGCGAGGAATGAAGATGTCACAAATATCCTGCTGTTACTCTGAAGTGAGTAGTCAGGGGACTTTCTAGTCTGTATGAGAATGGTGCCAATACCTCAAGCCATGTCTGTGAGCTACTGGGATGC
The sequence above is drawn from the Melanotaenia boesemani isolate fMelBoe1 chromosome 22, fMelBoe1.pri, whole genome shotgun sequence genome and encodes:
- the abracl gene encoding costars family protein ABRACL, whose translation is MNVSHEINLLVEEIQRLGSKNASGQTSVKFGDLFNDDRCANIFEALVGTLKAAKKKKVIDFQGELLLQGVHDNVDIILLQE